The genomic interval CAACACAGATAATGTCACCATTATCAATGGGACCTCCATCAAAGGCGCATCTCCGACAACGCGCGCGGAGCTGATGAAGAAGTTCTTCACTACCCAAGACCGACAATCTCGCAGCTATGAAGAAGGAACTGGGTCTCAAAACCGCCAGTCATCCCGGCCACGGCCACGGGCGTCGGATGCGACAGAGTACAATATGTACACCCCCACCGCGGCCACAGTTGCCATCCCCAACACGCCATCATCGCTACTTCCTCCGCCCAAGTCCCACCACCATGAGAAGGACGACGGCGGCCCGTTCAAGATGGAGATGGTTGCCCGCATGGAGGAGCTGCAACGCGGCGAACGCATACTGCCCCCATGTGATCGGTGTCGTCGCCTCCACATGGATTGCTTGAAGAACCTTACAGCATGCATGGGCTGCACGAAAAAGCATGCCAAGTGTTCTTGGAAGGATGTCAAAGCGGAGGAGCTACAGGAGTCCCGTGAGCCCCGTGAGCCACGCCCTGATCCAATGGCACGGGAGCGACCGGAGAGTTTGACCCCGAAAGAGTCCTTGCCGACGACCACAGCACCGGCACCGATGGCGCCATCTATATCTTCTGTGCCCACGCCCCCTTCAGCTGCAGTGGTGCCCGAAATCGATCGTCACCGAGAGATTGAGTACAACGTGCGCAGGGAGTCCGCTCCGACAGCGGGCCCCATACCTGGGGCTCCACTCGGCAAGGAGCCGTCGCCCCGCCGGGCGATGAGTGAGATCCGAGGCGGCTCCTTAAGTCATGACCGGCATATCGGTATCAACCGCAATACCAACCCAGCcgccgaggatgatgacCCAGATGCCAACCAACGGCTGATGCAGGCGATCCTCGACACGGTTGACCACCACGCGCGGGCCGCAGCCGCGGCGAAAGAGGGCGGACAACCGATGACTGAGCGTGAACGCGAGCAAGAACGAGACCGAGACCGGAAACTGGTGAAAGCTtagtttcttctttctcttttcttcctgtTTTAGCCTTGCATTTTTGTGGGAAATTCATGTCATGTAGCATGGGCTGTGGGGTTTATAAGGGTGTTATCTATTGTGTCCATGCTTTGTACTACTTGAGCGTTTTAGCGGATATCCTAGTGGTTTAGTTCCTCTCGTGTTGGGCATATTGCATATATGAACAGATTGGCATGCTTCTTTGGACAACACAGcatttactatataatatatcagAGCTCTGGCAGGTTTTGCAAGGGCTATACATCTTCCAAGCCTTCATTCGGTCACCCAAATCCTATTTCTCTTAAGGTTAAGATCTTTCTACATCAGTCTGTTATGAACCCTTATCTTTAAGGCCACAGTGAGCGGGGCGCCAGATCTGGCTCCCACTGCTCCAACTGCGGGATACAAATACTACCCCCACCTACTATTTAATCAACAGACTCGGTTACAATAACACCCATTGTCCACCAGGGAGACGGCTAGgccaaaacaagaaaagactcTCTTCAAGTATACTATACAGaaattctctttctcgacCCCCATCCCCCAAACAATATAAGACAATGCTCCGTTCGCGCCTACGGAACCTCCCCGCCCCGAGCGTCCCAGCACCAGATCTACACGAGGATCTCAACACTGAGATCAACGAGTCACCGGAGGATGTATTCGGGGCTTTCCGGTCGCAGCTCCTCCCAGAGGCCCTGGCCAGGAACTTCTCTATGGCACCCGCTGGGGCGACCTGAAGATCATGGTGCCCACGTACCCGAGCCTAGATGATAAACATTCAAACGAGAATGCTACAGATCAAGCAAATCAGGTCAACGAAGGCCGCGAGCTATTTGCCCATTACATATGGAACGCAGCCATAGTAGTGGCCGAAGGCGTCGAAGACACATATTATAGCCGCACGGGGCCACAGCCCGAGAAATCAAATTCGCATGAACTATGGCATGTAGAAGGCGAGAGTGTACTGGAGCTAGGCGCCGGTGAGTggtctcttttcttcatagaccttccatccatccatccatcacgTCCAACTAACACCCCATCCAGGCGCCGCTCTCCCTTCACTCATCTGCGCACTGGCCAACGCGGCCAAAGTCGTAGCAACAGACCATCCAGCCTCACCCGCCCTCACAGGCCCAATCGCCTTCAACATGTCCTCCAATCTCCCAGACCCATCCACCGCGCAGGTCTCTATCTACCCGCACGAATGGGGCGTGTTCACCGCCCCCTTCGCCCAGGAAAACAAGGGCGCCTTTACCCGCATCATCGCGGCAGATTGCTTCTGGCAGAAGTCGCAGCATGAGAGTCTCGCGCGTTCGATGGCGTGGTTCCTTGCTCCTGGTGGGAGAGTCTGGGTGGTGTCTGAGCCGCATTTGGGTCGTGCGGTTGTGGTGGGCTTTTTTGAGACGGTTTTGGCATTGGGGTTTGAGATTGAGGTGGTCTTTGAGAGGGATTTGATGTCTTATATTGAGTCGGGGGTTGAGGTGAGGAGGGAATGAGTGCCTGTTAGAGGGAGTTAGGAGGATCATTGGAGGCAGTGGTGTGTGATTGCTGTTTTGAAGTGGGGTGGGGGGTCTTGATTTTGGGGATATATGGGGGTTTTGGTGGATTGGGCGAACTATATGGTTGTTATGGTTATATTGATATTGGAGATTTGGACCCCCACCTGGGACTTGGGTGTGGTTTAAAAttttgtttggttttgtAGATTGAAAGGGTAGATTTCTTggttggtgaagaaggtaaCTACGAAATGTAAATAGAATATTCGATTTGAGGTCTGGTGGACTTGATAGATGTGTTGATGGGCATCTGCCGTTTACCATGGGTACCTGGAGGCCTCTGCTCTGgattttatttgtttttgtgCTGGAATATTCGTAGACTCGGGATGACAGGAAATTTTGGATGTACAAGATATGTAGAATGTAGAATAGAAcaaatagtaatagaaaaatcACGCACTGACTAAGTGGGTGGTTGGTCCCTTATCCGAATCCGCCATTTCGTAAATACTAATGGGCTCTCATCTCGTCACAGCCGGCAGCCTAATCTGAGTAATTCTCGTGGTCATACTCGTCACTCTCATCCTCGACGGTACCAAACTCGACGCTTTGGACGGTCCCAACACCGACAGTGCAGCTCCATTTACGAATAATGAAGCGTCCAAGACAGGGGTTTTTGCTGTAGGGCTCAACGCACATGGGCTTGGTGGGAACCATCTCGACAATGGCGCAGTCACCCACCTTGATAGAATCGGGTGACTGTTCGGTCGGCCTGCCAGTACGGCGGTCCTTCTTGTGCAGGATCATCGAGAGCGTACAGGGAATATGGGCAGTAAGGCAGTCTACAGCCGCGGTATAGCCAGGACTGATCTCGCCAGAGTGGCTCAGAATGATAACTTGGGCATTGAAGGAGGCAACACTCGCCGGGGGGTCATTGTTAGGATCACCAGCGACATAGCCGGGGCggatctcctcctcaacctctatGATATGAACGCTGACGTGTTCACCTGCATGACCTGCATGGAGCTCCTCGTCATTACGCTCGATAGATACCACTTCAGCAGTGATATTGGTCGGGGCGATGGTTAGCTCCATGCAGGCGTAATAGTTCCAGTCTCGATACGGCCGACCAGCAAAGTACCGATGTCGGGTACCTCTTTGACATCCCGGATGGGTAGACGTAAGGGCTTATTAGTAGCGTTGCGGTGCGACGGGGTTACCAAGGCGTCGATGGCATCAAACAAGGTTTTACCCTTCAGAACGCCGTACTTGGTCTCACTTGTCCAGCCCTTGAACCAGGGCATATTCTGAGACTCCTCCACTAGATTATCACCGTAGAGGCCAGAGATAGGGACGAAGGCCACTGCCTTAGGATTATAGCCGATCTTTTTTATGAAATCGGAGGTCTCCTTGACAATCTCATTGAGGCAGTCATCGGTATACCTAGGTGTATCCATCTTATTCACGGCAACAATAAGCTGGCGGACCCCTAGAGTATATGCAAGTACAAGGTGTTGACGACTTTGGCCACCTTGATCCACACCGGCCTCAAACTCACCATTGGTAGCAGAAGTGACGAGGATCGCGCAGTCGGCCTGCGAGGCACCGGTGATCGTATTCTTAATCCCACGCTTACGTTCAGCCCTCAACTTCTCAATGGCCCATCCGTACTTGTACGAGGGACCAGCTTCCTGTGGGGAATGGTTATCATGTGGCCTAACACCCGCACACAAGAGATCTGAAGACAGAGAAAGCATACTTCCGTACTCCGCGATGGGATTTCCGCTGACCCTGCCGTACTGGTAGATCAGTTGATCTGCATCAGGAAAGTGAGTATGCTATCCGGCAGATGGAGCGGCACGGGCAGTCTGATATACCAGCGGTAGTGGACTTGCCGTGATCGAGGTGGCCGAGAAAGACGGCGGTGATGTGAGGCTTTTCCCTATTGCAGGCGGGGAATGGCCTAGCAACAGACGAGGTGAAGTAAAAGTTGAGAGGCTGACTTACGACATCGTGGCGGTTGAAAATGGGTTCTTGTAGTTCTCTGAAAGATACGAACAGATTCTTAAGGATGCTTGTTATAAGGTATGTACTATAACAGAGCCTGTACAGGTGCAAGAGCAAGAATGACAGCCAGGAATACATAAAGAGGGAGGTGTATGAGTGAATTGAGACTTCAGGGTCAAAAGATAGAAGATTGTAGCAGTGGGGGAAATTTTGAGGGCAAATGCCCTAGTGGTGTTGGTCTCGACATTGATGCCGATCGAGGTCAAGGCCCCTCTAGTGAGGTCGTGCATGACTGCATGATCGGCTGAAAAGGAAGTGGGTCTCTATCGTACTAGTACGTACTCCGAGTAGAGTGTGATAGATACGACACGGAGTGGATCTTCTCTCAATCTGCTCCAAATTTATAAGGTTTCGTCGTGTTGTTCGGTAATTGTTGAATCCAATGTTACTCTGCGATAACGTTTCGATTGTGCGGAGCTGAGCTTTGATGGCTGCTGTCTGTAgggcctcttcctcttcgatAATTTGAGTGACGCTTTTGATATCTCTGAGCTTGTCCTGGTATCAACGGAGAAACGTAGATTGTTCTTTTTGACGTTTGTAGGCGTCGTTGAGTCGAAATATCGCCTTGAGAAGGGCCAGAATCGAAGCAGTGGCTGCTACGACACTCTTGTATCATATTAGCGATATCCCGTGATGATCGCCTGAGGCTAACGAACTATTATAGCGGCTAGTAAAGATAACAGTCTGAGCATACTGCCCATATGAAACATAGTCATGACCGCCAATCAGTCCATATATGTGGACAAGGTATTGACTTATGCCCTGGGGTGTAGAAATCAGAGTAAGCGAGAGATATAAGAAATCGATTTCTGACTGGATTATCAATCTAGGTACGATCAGTAGGAAACTGAAGACCTTTTTATAGTCAAGTTTATACAAAAGCTCTCAGAAGCCACAAAGGGCGTCAAAGGGCAGAAACAAAATAATAAAGGCATAGTGGCGAAGGCAAACAGCTTATAAAGATGCTAAACGTCCACAGGATTGACATATCAAAAGTCGCTCCCAGTTCAGCACCACGGCAAACTAAACTATCTAGGGCAGCAGACAACAAGCTGCTGTCCATGTCAGCTCTGGATTTGTTATATAGTCATATCTGATAATCAACCTTCAACATGTTTTGATGTATTCTAGTGGTGATTGTAGACCCTATTTGGCGAAGGAGGTCCAGTTGTACAAGAGAACcacatagatatatatatatatccttggAAAGAGATGTTCAATACAACAAATGTATTGGAAATGTTTATTTTGAAGATGACCCTCTCGGTTTTACCCATTGCGGGGGCCAGCATTTTAGAGTTATAAAAATACCATCAACTGTATGtgagaaaaagataagatACTAACTATTATTGTAGGTTCAACAAAGGACAGACAGAGGGTAGGCACTCAGGAGACAAACtcaaaaaagcaaaaaagaagtTACAAATCAAGTCATACGCCTTGTTGGCGCTGCTGGGAATCGAACCCAGGTCAATTCGGATTTGCTGGGTGGGAACCACCACAACGAATTATGATCACCACTACACTACAGCACCTTGATTTGTTGAGAAATTGTTCTTGATATGAATCTATAAAGCTAGTTGCTGTTATACAAAGGGCCGTCAAATACAGAACATCGGCAATGGTATTAGCCGTTGACTGTGGGAATGGATCCTATTCTCCACAATCCAAGTCGTTAGTATTACTCTTCATCCTAGGTTAAGTGGGGGGGGGAGGAGATGTCGTTCTGTTTTCTAGATTTCACAGACCCCTCCTTTGCATCTATCTCATAGTGTTAAGCCCAATTCCTTTACTCTGTCGCAGAGCGTAGGTAGAGGATATGATACTGTCGATGCACCCCGGATATACGGCTTAATGCACCGCCGTCGATCAGCGGGGTGATATCCGGACGAAATTCCCATCCCACCCACCAACAACCCCCGGATTGCTAATCCGCCATAATCCCAATGGCAATTCCCATCGGCAGATCCATCGGGGAGAACTTACACATTCCCCATGAAGGAACCAATTCCGCTGCAACCATGCTTATTCAACTCTTATGCATCATCCGATCTGCCCAATGCGGGGGGTGATGATCCACTCTTTCTTGCAGTATATAGGAACCACAACTCGCAATTGACTTTTCCCCTTTActtttgtcttcttccacccATTCTTAGTGATACGTACTCTTCAATAGTGAGGAATTGAAACACAAAATGGATCCCTCACAGGTTAAAATCCCACCCATGAAGGACCTGACGGTCGACAACATTACGGAAAATGTCATCCGCATTAACTCGCTGTGTGAGGATGAGCGCATGAAATATGTTCTCGAACGACTGGTTTCGCATTTACATGATTTCGCCCGCGAAACGAGACTCAGTTCTCAGGAATGGATGGCAGGGTTAATGTTCCTTACGGAGGTGGGGAAGATTTGTTCGGATGTGCGACAGGTAAGTAAACTGTATTCTACTTCCATACCACCCAAATAAAACacggaaaaaaaaaggtcaTGATACTGACATGAAAAAAGGAATTCATCCTTCTCTCCGACATCCTCGGACTCTCAATCCTCGTCGACTCAATCGACCACCCCAAACCCCCCGGCTCGACCGAAGGTACAGTCCTCGGCCCCTTCCACACGCACGAAGCCGAAGTGATGCCCCACGGTGACAGCATGTCCCACGACCCCAAAGGCGAGCCGCTCCTCGTCGTCTGCACGCTCAAAGATACCAACGGCAACCCCATCTCCGACGTGAAGATCGATATCTGGGAGACGGACTCCACGGGCCACTATGACGTGCAGTATGCGGATCGGAACGGCCCCGATGGCCGCTGTATCATGCGCAGTGATGACTCTGGCGTGTTTTGGTTTAAGGCGATTACGCCGGTGCCGTACCCGATTCCGCATGATGGGCCGGTCGGGAAgttgttgaagaagttgcaTCGCCATCCGTTTAGGCCGAGTCATATGCATTTTATgtttgagaaggaggggTATGATCATTTGATTACGTatgtttctctctctcttctatGCTCTATCTGttgttggttttggggtgTGGGTGGCTAATGGTTGGTAGGGCGCTTTATCTTCGGAATGATCCGTATGAGACCTCGGATGCGGTCTTCGGAGTCAAGGATTCTCTGGTGGTTGATCTCGGGAAGGCAGGCCCGGAGTATGCGAAGAAGTATGGTGTTTCGGAGGACCATGCTCTTCTGACATATGACTTTGTCTTGGTTTCGGATGCCGAGACCAGCGCTTTGCGCGAGCGGAACTCTAAGGTGGCGTTGGACAAACTGGGCCGCAAGGTGAAGATAGTGAACGGTTTGCCTGTGCCGGATCTGGATTAGGTAATGAACTTGGATGTGATGTGAGATGAATTAGTATGGTCGTCATTTATGTCGTTATGTACACTATCAATAGAACATGGTATCAATCACCGCCACGAGGTTCAACCATATCTCCGAAatcatccccatcatcgGCGGGCAGAACTGCGGGGGCATTGGCCTCTTTTAAGCACCGCAGTCCCTCGCCGTCCTCCAGCCAGCCGCCGACCTTCTCCACTCCCTCGATATACTCCGCGCCTACCCGTAAGTTCAAGCTTGCACTGAGCGCTCGTTCTATCCGGGTTTCACGGGTCTCTGAGATGAGCACTCGGAAGACATGCGCAAGAAACCCGCTCAGAATATCAACACTCCAGTTATCTGGAATAAGCCGGAGGACCTCGCCCACATCGAACCAGGATGCAAATCGTGCCAAGAGGTCACTAGTTCGTTCGATGCATTCCGAAGGGTCCTGGATATGTAGAAACTCATCGAGCAAATACCCGAACAGCTCGCTCTGGTGCGACCGGTCAGCAAATTCTGTGGAAGTGTTTGTCGAGCTGGTACTCCGAGGACCGCCGAATAGGCAGTATCGAACTGCAGAGTCGTAGTCGCCAAGGCCATGTGTAAGAAGGTGCAGGGCTTCTCGATGACGACCCTGGAGCCCATCGAGTATAATAGACTCCGATACGAGTTCGTTTTGAAATGGCTCAATCCGTGCAAGAACAGCTGGAATGGAATACGTTAATTTGGGAGACGGGACCGACGAGAATTGACTACTACCGCCTCCGCCAAGCAACTGGAGAAGCCGAAGTCGAGATTGCCACCAAGATTCAGAGGGTGTGTTTTCGTGAATAAAGTTCATATACGTTGGTTTCGGTGGTTGTAATGCACGGTAAGTCGAATATGATTCCGCAAGCGACGACCGAGCAGCAGGGGAGGTCTCAAGAACAGAGAGCACAGTATCAAGATAATATGAAAGGAGGTCATCTGCGTATTGTGTATACTAGGTCAAGAGTTAGCAgatagaaatttaaaaaggAGATGGGGTAGAGCCAACATTCTTTGAGAAAACCAGGTGCTCCAAGTAATCTTGAACTGCGTTGGGTGCTCGTTCCTTGAGCAGGCGGACAACATTTGCAGGGTCTAATTTGACTCTACTAGTGTTGTCCGCAAAGACTTGTATACCAAGACTAGGGTTTCGCTGTGCCAACCAAGCACCATATTCCTCAACAAGCTGTGCATCTTTGATCTTGACCAAATACCTGCGCATCTGTGTCTCAACGCCAGAGGCGGTGGTCTCATTCCCAGAatcttcctccccttcaaTGATCCGCCGCCACGTCTTGAGGACATTACGGGACATCTTTTGGCTCTGGTACAAGCGACTCAGGAGAAATAGTCGCTTGTAGTTTTCCAGAAGCGCGACTGCCCGGTCAAAGTTACCCTTCCAATTATCCACCAGCCTATTCAATTCCGTACGTGTTCGTGAAGAAAGGCGGTGTTCCGTAGGTACATTTGAATCTTGTTCcagcagcagatgcaggAGAGCCGCATCGACGCTATCGAATATGTAAGCGTCGTCCGTAATGCTGCCATATCCTCGTTTTTGCTGCCAGGCAAGTAAGAAACGCTTGATCATATTCAAGACCCCGCTATCAAAGACGTCGGGTTCTTTGGAAGCTTTTACACTATCCAGGCGCTTAAGGTACACCTCTGAAACCTCTGCCAGACCCCCATGAACCCAGATGCCCTGCGGTCCTTGCAGAACTTCTTGGCGCAGAAGGGGGACCAGTAACAAGGCCACTCTAGGGTCCAGCTCACCGGCAATGAGTGCTTTCTCTGTGGCATCGATCGTCGCTCCATCCCTGACAGTCGGGTCCATGAAGACCAGATCGCCGAATAGGAGTAAACTGGATTTTTGCTTCACGTAGTTCAAGCCCAGGAACTCAGCCTCCGACTTAGGCTCTGCTTCTTGTACCATTTTGATAATGTCCATAATCACATCACGCCTTAAGACACTGTGGTCGCTCCCCTGCGATTCTTGGGCACCTTGAAGCGCATCGTTCAATTGCATAGTCAAAGGGTTTTTCACGACCCGCCAAATCTGATTACCACTCCACAAAACAAGGCTGCTTTGGGTTTTGCCCAATCCACGCGCGAACTTAGCTTCGTCGGCATTTCGCTCCGCTTCCCAATCGGGCGTGTCTTTCGTTCCTTCGGCGTCGATTGCCTCCTGAGATTCGAAcagttctttttctttctgtagCTGCTCTATCGATGCCTGTGTTCTCGGGTCGGTTGCAGGTATATGTGGTGATAGCGACGGGGTTCTCAAACGGACCATTTGCAGCAATTCCCTCATCTCGCCTACTTCGAGCTGGCTGGGGGAGAGTGTATGGAGAAGTCCAACGTGAGATTGCACGGAAGGTATCTCTACCCAGCTTTTGTGATTGTCTGCATTTCCGGGGTCGACATCCCAAAGTTGTACCTCCAAAAACTTGCGTAGCTTTCCGTCTTGGTCGGCCTCTATGACTGCAAGGATGAGATCCTCACGGGTGTCGTTGGGTGCTCCAATAAGGTTATTTTCGTCGCCCTTGTCAATGACAACCGACTCCGGGTACTTGTGAAATGTGATTGTTCCGCGGACTACATCACCGTCCACGTTGACAAACATTCCAACTCCTGGTTCGGTCGCATCGGTGCCTCTAACCAGCAAAAACTCAGATGATGTCGGAGAAAGAATATGTGGTTTTAATTGTGTCGACGATTGCTTTGGCAATGGTGGAAGCGGCTTTGGATCTTCACGAGGACTAGGCTGCGAATCGCGCGATGGGTGCTCCGATGATGTCCTTGGCGAAGTACTATCACCTCGTTCCTTCGAGCGTGAACGGGTGGGTGTCCCGGAAGTGGAGGAGAGTTCAGGTGTTACAGAGCTTGAACGATCCTGTGAAGCTGATCGTGCATTCGGCTGAAGCATCCCGGAAAGTGTATTCAAACTGGGGCTTCTGCCATGTGCATGGCTCTCGGCAGAAGAGCTAGGTGACAACGAGGCGGGCGGCATGTCTTCTACTTGACCAGACGCTAAGGCTTCATCGAAGAAAGACATTGGAAACAAAGGTATCTTTTGTTGATGTTCCACATCTAGCAGGGAATACGAGCGAGCATCCGCAGCACAGGTAATTATGCCTCGTCGTGATGCTGTCAAACATCCGGGAAACTCAATGTTCCGCACCAGTCGAGCATCGTCGCCAATCCGCACGAGCATCATTTTGTTCTGCGTTGCAACCATTACAACCGGCCTCTCC from Aspergillus flavus chromosome 7, complete sequence carries:
- a CDS encoding putative elongation factor 1-alpha, translating into MYSWLSFLLLHLYRLCYSTYLITSILKNLFVSFRELQEPIFNRHDVVSQPLNFYFTSSVARPFPACNREKPHITAVFLGHLDHGKSTTADQLIYQYGRVSGNPIAEYGSMLSLSSDLLCAGVRPHDNHSPQEAGPSYKYGWAIEKLRAERKRGIKNTITGASQADCAILVTSATNGEFEAGVDQGGQSRQHLVLAYTLGVRQLIVAVNKMDTPRYTDDCLNEIVKETSDFIKKIGYNPKAVAFVPISGLYGDNLVEESQNMPWFKGWTSETKYGVLKGKTLFDAIDALVTPSHRNATNKPLRLPIRDVKELTIAPTNITAEVVSIERNDEELHAGHAGEHVSVHIIEVEEEIRPGYVAGDPNNDPPASVASFNAQVIILSHSGEISPGYTAAVDCLTAHIPCTLSMILHKKDRRTGRPTEQSPDSIKVGDCAIVEMVPTKPMCVEPYSKNPCLGRFIIRKWSCTVGVGTVQSVEFGTVEDESDEYDHENYSD
- a CDS encoding putative catechol dioxygenase (catechol dioxygenase), with protein sequence MDPSQVKIPPMKDLTVDNITENVIRINSLCEDERMKYVLERLVSHLHDFARETRLSSQEWMAGLMFLTEVGKICSDVRQEFILLSDILGLSILVDSIDHPKPPGSTEGTVLGPFHTHEAEVMPHGDSMSHDPKGEPLLVVCTLKDTNGNPISDVKIDIWETDSTGHYDVQYADRNGPDGRCIMRSDDSGVFWFKAITPVPYPIPHDGPVGKLLKKLHRHPFRPSHMHFMFEKEGYDHLITALYLRNDPYETSDAVFGVKDSLVVDLGKAGPEYAKKYGVSEDHALLTYDFVLVSDAETSALRERNSKVALDKLGRKVKIVNGLPVPDLD